The bacterium genome includes a region encoding these proteins:
- a CDS encoding GNAT family N-acetyltransferase, with protein MPELIVRNPTPAEVEKAADIAYVVFGQDQDKWQSSFHTIAEMFGERFILVCEVDGELVSTLICTPGPVYVGDAEVSHSAVGAVCTLSQHRRHGCAQALLTQCVKLLREEGISTSSLWPASYEYYRKFGWEVGCEVRTYTADASALTTIGDPSKARYASLDDLPEIKKIYDSCARDYNCSTLRSDDWWDRIVHIKESLASVVETGRRVIVSIADDGQLSGYAIYAVRTEEERKLFFISEIMCPDNEHRRNILAMLASIEPDARIRFSTPVDDLFFHGIPNPRLINAMVRPSFEFRIADPLKAMASLKPMEHISCSFTLSIDDPVFAHGFEFDVRAKDGKVEIDKPLSNNKLRMDVQTLAKLYTGYLDPMYAWQLGKIKTDGDAMRALVDASGVFSPLTPFRSWVEPG; from the coding sequence ATGCCCGAATTAATTGTCAGAAATCCCACGCCTGCGGAAGTCGAAAAGGCAGCTGATATTGCCTATGTAGTCTTTGGCCAGGACCAAGATAAGTGGCAGAGTTCGTTTCATACGATTGCTGAGATGTTTGGCGAGAGGTTTATTCTGGTCTGCGAGGTCGATGGGGAACTTGTCTCCACATTGATCTGCACCCCAGGCCCGGTATATGTTGGTGATGCTGAAGTCAGCCACTCTGCCGTAGGTGCAGTGTGTACGCTCTCGCAGCACAGACGTCATGGATGTGCGCAGGCCTTACTTACCCAATGCGTAAAGCTCTTGCGTGAAGAAGGTATTTCTACTTCATCATTATGGCCTGCTTCATATGAGTATTATCGTAAATTTGGTTGGGAAGTGGGTTGTGAGGTAAGGACTTACACTGCTGATGCAAGCGCTCTTACTACTATCGGAGACCCTAGTAAAGCCCGCTATGCCTCACTTGACGACTTGCCCGAGATCAAGAAGATTTACGATAGTTGCGCCAGAGACTATAACTGTTCTACGCTTAGGTCTGATGATTGGTGGGACAGGATTGTACATATCAAAGAAAGTTTAGCATCTGTTGTCGAAACAGGCAGAAGGGTCATAGTCAGCATTGCTGACGACGGACAGCTTTCAGGATATGCGATATATGCAGTGCGCACAGAAGAAGAAAGAAAGCTGTTCTTTATAAGCGAGATTATGTGCCCAGATAATGAGCACAGACGGAATATTCTTGCAATGCTCGCATCCATTGAGCCCGACGCGAGGATCAGATTTAGTACCCCGGTTGATGACTTGTTCTTCCATGGGATTCCGAACCCGCGACTGATCAATGCGATGGTCAGGCCGTCCTTTGAGTTCAGGATAGCTGACCCCTTAAAAGCCATGGCTTCACTGAAACCGATGGAACACATATCCTGCAGCTTTACACTTTCGATAGACGATCCTGTCTTTGCGCATGGATTTGAATTTGATGTCAGGGCTAAAGACGGAAAAGTTGAAATCGATAAGCCACTGTCAAACAACAAGCTGCGAATGGATGTCCAAACACTCGCAAAACTATACACTGGCTATCTGGACCCAATGTATGCCTGGCAACTCGGCAAGATCAAGACAGATGGGGACGCGATGCGGGCCCTTGTGGATGCTTCAGGCGTATTTTCTCCACTCACTCCATTTCGCTCGTGGGTTGAACCGGGATAG
- the wrbA gene encoding NAD(P)H:quinone oxidoreductase, translating into MMTNVLVVFYSRYGNTRALAEAIAEGARGVSDVDVRIRRAADLAPEEVIAKDPRWAAARKEMMNTYQEPTNDDMEWADAIFLGTPTRYGNPTAEMKLVIDKTGPLWMKGALIDKVASVFVSTSTAHGGNESTLLAMLNPLMHLGMIIVPPGYADPIMFSAGTPYGVSSVSGPESDQLPTQNDLAAARFLGKRTTMLAYMIKLGRKTISDD; encoded by the coding sequence ATGATGACAAATGTATTGGTTGTGTTCTACTCTCGCTACGGGAACACCAGGGCGCTGGCAGAAGCGATTGCCGAAGGTGCCAGAGGGGTAAGTGATGTGGATGTGCGCATCAGGAGAGCGGCAGACCTTGCTCCAGAAGAGGTAATTGCCAAGGATCCTCGCTGGGCTGCAGCCCGCAAAGAAATGATGAACACATATCAAGAACCAACCAACGACGACATGGAATGGGCGGATGCCATCTTTTTGGGGACTCCTACGCGCTATGGAAACCCAACGGCGGAGATGAAACTTGTAATCGATAAGACCGGACCGCTGTGGATGAAAGGCGCACTCATCGACAAAGTTGCATCGGTGTTTGTGAGCACAAGCACAGCTCATGGCGGCAATGAGTCGACACTACTTGCAATGCTCAATCCACTTATGCACCTTGGCATGATTATAGTGCCGCCGGGATATGCCGATCCGATTATGTTCTCGGCGGGCACACCATATGGTGTAAGCTCTGTAAGCGGACCTGAATCAGACCAGCTTCCAACACAGAACGATCTTGCAGCCGCACGTTTTTTGGGCAAGAGAACCACCATGCTCGCGTATATGATCAAACTCGGCAGAAAAACAATTTCAGACGATTAA
- a CDS encoding DUF3352 domain-containing protein, with the protein MEEQLNTMSPRSRNKTIPLVVVLLLIAASCLAAYYMIAVYFRSPVDPATYVPANAVAAVTVDLTQTAEKEAALKTILTIFKDAGVKDPTHRFFEEVNKQLRIDIKSDVIGHLSGVGAAAVLPAMTGKLPQIIAVVGTRGENDSNAIMTKLGDQLNKKKVKFDRLEYDGFYYYYVPSEGSRNPYSTGIASYVGAVKSGIVYANSDEAFKVVVDTAKGRSNLADNEYFKTMRKKGGSTFASVYYNGKSYYKLIGPAFKIASGQFAPGADNMIKDLIENNVAAVGNFDATADGISFHLKGITKKPIQSDSVSIEELASFAPKGAAVVAATTGFDNAWQDFRVQMDSNPQIAGQMNMMSNQIQQFIGIDPYADLFDRITAVGGYYDPTGPLKMNTICGNMTLVFKMDKPDVMRNSLTKIHTALSGFGFVQIKPAKVGGVDAAIVPLGQSGVFCDAISGNCLLLNLSGSNTAEGLKSAIMTSAGKSPSIVRSKSFQSVAKLLPKKATALIYCDSGSTMGFIAQNVPASDRKIVKSVSKKIGAFGVTIGSTGTKYEMKAVMPFKVR; encoded by the coding sequence ATGGAAGAGCAATTGAATACTATGAGTCCGAGAAGTCGAAATAAGACTATTCCTCTTGTTGTAGTGCTGCTGCTGATTGCGGCATCTTGTCTTGCGGCTTATTATATGATCGCTGTATACTTTAGGTCCCCGGTTGATCCCGCCACATATGTGCCTGCAAATGCAGTTGCAGCCGTGACGGTCGACCTTACACAAACAGCCGAAAAAGAAGCTGCACTCAAGACAATCCTAACGATATTTAAGGACGCAGGTGTAAAGGACCCGACACACAGGTTCTTTGAAGAAGTCAATAAGCAGCTTAGGATTGATATAAAGAGTGATGTTATTGGCCATTTGAGCGGCGTGGGCGCTGCGGCAGTGCTGCCTGCAATGACAGGAAAGCTGCCGCAGATAATTGCCGTTGTTGGAACCAGGGGTGAAAACGATTCAAACGCGATTATGACAAAGCTGGGCGATCAGCTAAATAAGAAGAAAGTAAAATTCGACAGATTGGAGTATGACGGTTTTTATTACTACTATGTCCCATCAGAGGGTTCGCGAAATCCGTATTCGACTGGGATCGCCAGCTATGTCGGTGCGGTAAAGAGTGGTATTGTTTATGCCAACAGTGATGAGGCATTTAAGGTTGTTGTGGACACCGCCAAAGGCCGGTCGAACCTTGCCGACAACGAATATTTCAAAACCATGCGCAAGAAGGGCGGGTCGACGTTTGCATCGGTCTATTATAATGGCAAAAGCTACTATAAGCTGATCGGTCCGGCTTTCAAAATCGCCTCAGGACAATTTGCCCCCGGTGCGGATAACATGATAAAGGACCTGATTGAAAACAACGTTGCCGCAGTGGGTAATTTCGACGCAACTGCGGACGGAATAAGTTTTCACCTCAAGGGCATCACGAAGAAGCCCATTCAGTCCGATAGTGTCTCGATCGAAGAACTAGCGTCATTTGCTCCGAAGGGAGCAGCGGTAGTTGCTGCGACTACGGGATTCGATAATGCCTGGCAAGACTTTAGAGTCCAGATGGACTCTAACCCACAGATAGCTGGACAAATGAATATGATGTCCAACCAAATTCAGCAGTTTATCGGAATCGATCCGTATGCAGACCTGTTTGATAGGATAACGGCAGTCGGCGGATATTATGACCCGACGGGACCTCTCAAGATGAATACTATTTGCGGCAATATGACGTTAGTTTTCAAAATGGATAAGCCCGATGTCATGCGGAATTCGCTAACAAAGATACATACTGCACTCTCGGGTTTTGGCTTTGTTCAGATCAAGCCCGCCAAGGTGGGAGGAGTTGATGCAGCCATAGTCCCACTTGGTCAGAGTGGGGTGTTTTGCGATGCAATATCCGGCAATTGTCTATTGCTGAATTTGAGTGGGTCCAACACGGCTGAGGGACTAAAGAGCGCTATAATGACTTCCGCAGGCAAGTCTCCGTCTATTGTGAGAAGCAAGTCATTCCAGAGCGTGGCAAAACTATTGCCGAAGAAAGCAACCGCTCTAATATACTGCGACTCCGGTTCGACAATGGGTTTCATTGCACAAAATGTCCCGGCCAGTGACCGTAAAATTGTTAAATCTGTTAGCAAAAAAATCGGTGCGTTTGGTGTGACGATTGGCTCAACCGGCACCAAATACGAAATGAAAGCTGTAATGCCCTTCAAAGTGCGCTGA
- the dnaJ gene encoding molecular chaperone DnaJ, translating to MVNKKDYYETLGVARDADLNTIKKAYRRLARQHHPDVNSAADAEARFKEINEAYQVLSDPEKREIYDRYGQQGLEGAAQGQGFGGFEGFGGFEDIFDMFFGGGPSAGATRGRTGAERGDDLRYDLEMTLEEAAHGVSRSIRYTRMETCQVCSGTGAEPGTKLETCTLCHGSGQVRQQQQSIFGTQIRIGTCPKCHGEGKTVGSPCKECSGQGRKRKTIEKNVDIPVGVDSGMRIRLSGEGDAGRRSGPSGDLYIITHVKKHDYFERRGSDLWSEVTIGFATAALGGQIDVRTIDGTSELDVSPGTQSGEVYSLRGKGMPDPTGGRAGDQNVVLRVETPTRLTDQEKELLKQFAELRGEDIKEAQGKNFFERVKDAIHGL from the coding sequence ATGGTTAATAAAAAAGACTACTATGAAACGTTGGGTGTGGCGCGAGATGCCGACCTGAACACAATAAAAAAAGCATACAGGCGATTGGCGCGACAGCATCACCCGGACGTGAACTCTGCCGCCGATGCAGAAGCAAGGTTCAAAGAGATAAACGAAGCATATCAAGTGCTCTCAGACCCGGAGAAGCGTGAAATATATGACCGATATGGCCAGCAGGGGCTCGAAGGTGCAGCACAAGGTCAGGGATTCGGTGGATTTGAAGGCTTCGGGGGTTTTGAAGATATATTCGATATGTTTTTCGGCGGTGGCCCAAGTGCCGGCGCGACGCGCGGACGAACCGGAGCCGAACGCGGAGATGATCTTCGTTATGACCTTGAAATGACTCTCGAAGAGGCTGCACACGGAGTCAGCCGCAGCATCCGCTATACTCGGATGGAAACTTGCCAAGTATGCAGCGGCACCGGTGCAGAACCGGGCACCAAACTTGAGACATGCACTCTATGTCACGGAAGCGGTCAGGTCAGGCAGCAGCAGCAGAGCATATTCGGCACCCAGATCAGGATTGGAACATGCCCCAAGTGTCATGGTGAAGGAAAAACTGTAGGCTCGCCATGCAAAGAGTGTTCCGGTCAGGGCAGAAAGCGCAAGACAATCGAAAAGAACGTGGATATCCCTGTCGGGGTCGACAGTGGTATGAGAATACGCCTCTCAGGTGAGGGCGATGCCGGACGCAGAAGCGGACCCAGTGGTGATCTGTATATAATCACTCATGTAAAAAAACACGACTACTTCGAGCGCAGAGGCAGCGACCTTTGGAGCGAAGTTACGATTGGGTTTGCAACGGCAGCCCTTGGTGGTCAGATCGATGTGCGGACTATAGACGGCACATCCGAATTGGATGTATCGCCGGGGACGCAGTCCGGTGAAGTCTACTCGTTAAGAGGTAAAGGCATGCCTGACCCGACCGGTGGCCGGGCTGGTGACCAGAATGTGGTCCTGCGTGTGGAAACTCCGACAAGACTTACGGACCAGGAAAAAGAACTGCTAAAACAGTTCGCCGAACTGCGTGGAGAAGACATTAAAGAAGCGCAGGGCAAAAATTTCTTTGAACGAGTGAAGGATGCCATACACGGACTATGA
- the prmA gene encoding 50S ribosomal protein L11 methyltransferase — MRWVEITVNATGESAEAVSNILIEEGCGGTATSSLVKSDKQTANDIIGYLPVDDRLEGRLQNISERVKTLPDLGLSLASDEITIKRVKDEEWASAWKKFFKPLKIGRVVIRPTWEEYDPQPDDIVIDLDPGMAFGTGSHPTTKLCLEALQDYVKGGETVLDMGTGSAILAMAAARLGAARVVGLEIDPVAVEAAVDNVKRVNLGNTIKIERADSPSAFEGQADIVLANIIAKVIIDMAEGLASKVRPGGILIASGIVVERSQEVIDTLTSLGLKLHEVRQGGDWVALVFKQPD; from the coding sequence ATGAGATGGGTCGAGATTACCGTAAACGCCACTGGTGAATCGGCAGAGGCTGTCAGCAATATTCTTATCGAGGAAGGCTGCGGCGGAACAGCCACAAGCAGTCTCGTGAAATCCGACAAACAGACAGCCAATGACATCATCGGATATTTGCCGGTTGACGACAGGCTTGAAGGCAGACTGCAGAATATCAGTGAGCGGGTAAAGACTCTGCCGGACCTTGGGCTGAGCCTTGCAAGTGATGAAATAACTATCAAACGAGTTAAGGACGAAGAGTGGGCATCGGCGTGGAAGAAGTTTTTCAAGCCCCTAAAGATAGGCCGAGTCGTAATCAGACCGACTTGGGAAGAGTATGATCCGCAGCCGGACGATATTGTGATCGACCTTGACCCGGGCATGGCCTTTGGAACGGGCAGTCATCCGACCACAAAACTCTGCCTGGAAGCTCTGCAGGATTATGTAAAAGGCGGCGAAACCGTTCTGGACATGGGGACAGGCTCGGCTATCCTTGCGATGGCTGCGGCAAGGCTCGGTGCCGCGAGGGTTGTTGGGCTGGAGATCGACCCGGTGGCAGTGGAAGCAGCAGTAGATAATGTAAAGCGAGTGAATCTGGGCAACACGATTAAAATAGAACGCGCAGACTCGCCATCGGCATTTGAGGGCCAGGCCGACATAGTGCTGGCAAATATTATCGCGAAGGTCATTATCGACATGGCCGAAGGGCTCGCGTCAAAGGTTAGGCCCGGTGGAATATTAATCGCTTCGGGAATCGTAGTCGAGCGCTCACAGGAAGTGATCGACACTCTGACCAGTCTTGGACTGAAGCTGCACGAAGTGCGGCAGGGCGGCGACTGGGTGGCTCTGGTCTTCAAGCAGCCGGATTAG
- a CDS encoding 16S rRNA (uracil(1498)-N(3))-methyltransferase, with protein sequence MANHRRFLIDPNQINGSDAVITGETARQITKVLRLREGDMICLLDGLGNEHSALISSITKEQVSTRIITTNSCDREPRLRLTLAICLPKGDRLDFIVQKCAELGISRYIIVNSERVVTRLDESKTADRLARWRKIASEAVEQCGGARIPELTGIVDFAELPDEIKKYDLALIAWEEEQSVGIKSALRKNAGAESVMLIVGPEGGLIESEVASAKSAGAVCVSLGRRVLRTETAAIAGCAAILYELEGEL encoded by the coding sequence ATGGCTAATCACCGCAGATTCTTAATAGACCCCAATCAGATAAATGGCTCCGACGCCGTAATTACAGGCGAGACGGCAAGGCAGATCACAAAAGTCCTGCGCCTGAGAGAGGGCGATATGATCTGTCTGCTCGATGGGCTGGGAAATGAACACAGCGCCCTGATATCCTCTATTACGAAAGAGCAGGTATCCACAAGAATAATCACAACCAACTCCTGCGACCGCGAACCGAGACTGCGCCTCACCCTAGCAATCTGCCTGCCTAAGGGCGACAGGCTGGACTTTATTGTTCAGAAGTGCGCCGAGTTGGGAATATCAAGATATATAATAGTGAACTCGGAGAGGGTCGTGACCAGGCTCGATGAATCCAAAACCGCTGATAGGCTCGCCAGATGGCGCAAAATTGCATCTGAAGCAGTGGAACAGTGCGGTGGCGCTCGAATTCCCGAGCTGACGGGTATAGTCGATTTTGCCGAGTTGCCGGATGAGATAAAGAAATATGACCTCGCGCTGATCGCATGGGAAGAAGAGCAAAGTGTCGGAATCAAGAGCGCGTTGCGGAAAAATGCAGGGGCTGAGTCTGTCATGCTCATTGTGGGCCCTGAAGGCGGGCTTATCGAAAGTGAAGTGGCATCCGCAAAGTCTGCTGGGGCGGTATGCGTGAGCCTGGGTAGACGAGTCCTGCGGACTGAAACGGCGGCGATTGCGGGGTGCGCGGCAATACTCTATGAGCTGGAAGGCGAATTGTAA
- a CDS encoding AAA family ATPase — MAIIEKNTLGIKQLRVTDNLEQLLDVLPPPVRQRLEEQEDVEDLLEIVMDLGREPEARFPLRVMQLSDIAVKAEDIAYVVERVGQFGKDNRAGIERTLHRISAIRNRQGHIVGLTCRIGRAVYGTIDIIRDVVEGGRSILMLGRPGVGKTTKLREVARILSDEFKKRVVIVDTSNEIAGDGDIPHPAIGHARRMQVATPDQQHAVMIEAVENHMPEVIVIDEIGTEQEAFAARTIAERGVMLVATAHGNSLDNLLMNPTLSDLVGGIQTVTLSDEEAKRRGTQKTVLERKAPPTFDVLIEIMEMDKLAIHHDVADIVDKMLRGAPPRPEIRVRNPEGEVEVVQPSDLVSRGESQRSRLEHEHEVVETHPMTAIVKVFPYGVSRNRLERAIKELKVPAYIIKELGEANAVVTLKTHERKDIGLLQEAKRRGVPVYVIKSNTYAQIAGVMRDIFHLGPSNEEEGALREVEEAVQRLVETGEPQELAPQSSFIRRIQHQLVEKYDLTSESVGTEPYRRVRIFKG, encoded by the coding sequence ATGGCGATTATTGAAAAAAACACCTTGGGAATAAAGCAGCTCAGGGTTACAGACAACCTGGAGCAACTCCTGGATGTCCTGCCGCCCCCGGTTCGACAGAGACTGGAAGAACAGGAAGATGTGGAGGACCTGCTTGAAATAGTCATGGACCTGGGACGAGAACCCGAAGCACGGTTTCCATTAAGAGTGATGCAGCTATCCGATATCGCTGTTAAAGCTGAGGATATAGCCTACGTCGTCGAGCGAGTCGGCCAGTTCGGCAAGGACAACCGTGCCGGTATTGAACGAACTCTCCATCGAATATCGGCAATACGTAACAGGCAGGGGCATATAGTCGGTCTGACATGCCGCATTGGGCGTGCAGTCTACGGCACCATTGATATTATCCGCGACGTGGTCGAAGGCGGACGCAGTATACTGATGCTCGGGCGGCCCGGGGTCGGCAAGACAACCAAGCTCAGAGAAGTGGCCAGAATACTGTCGGACGAGTTTAAGAAGCGCGTGGTGATAGTCGATACATCCAATGAGATAGCAGGGGATGGAGATATCCCACACCCCGCCATCGGTCATGCTCGTCGAATGCAGGTTGCGACACCCGACCAGCAGCATGCCGTGATGATCGAGGCAGTTGAAAACCACATGCCGGAAGTGATCGTGATCGATGAGATAGGCACTGAGCAGGAGGCTTTCGCCGCCCGAACCATTGCCGAACGGGGGGTAATGCTGGTTGCGACGGCTCATGGTAACTCCCTTGACAACCTGCTGATGAACCCGACACTCTCGGATTTGGTGGGCGGGATCCAGACCGTTACTCTGTCCGATGAAGAAGCAAAACGCCGCGGGACTCAAAAGACCGTCCTTGAACGCAAGGCTCCGCCCACATTCGACGTCTTGATCGAGATCATGGAGATGGACAAACTGGCGATCCATCACGATGTGGCTGATATTGTTGACAAGATGCTGCGCGGTGCGCCTCCAAGACCTGAGATCAGAGTCCGCAATCCCGAGGGCGAAGTTGAAGTAGTTCAGCCGAGCGACCTGGTGAGCAGGGGTGAGTCTCAAAGGTCCAGACTCGAACACGAGCATGAGGTTGTCGAAACACACCCGATGACCGCGATTGTAAAAGTCTTCCCGTATGGTGTCAGCCGGAACCGCTTGGAAAGGGCAATTAAAGAACTCAAAGTCCCGGCGTATATCATCAAGGAACTCGGCGAGGCCAATGCCGTCGTTACCCTGAAAACGCATGAGCGCAAAGATATAGGTCTGCTGCAGGAAGCAAAACGCCGCGGTGTACCCGTATATGTGATTAAGAGTAACACATATGCGCAGATTGCGGGCGTGATGCGTGATATCTTCCACCTTGGACCATCCAATGAGGAAGAAGGGGCTCTGCGTGAGGTTGAAGAGGCCGTCCAGCGGCTGGTGGAGACAGGT